CCCGGACAGCGGGGGTTCGATGACCGCCCTGCCGGTGATCGAGACCCTCGAAGGCGAGGTTTCGGCCTACATTCCGACCAACGTGATCTCCATCACCGACGGTCAGATCTACCTAGAGCCGGACCTGTTCTTCGCCGGCGTGAGGCCGGCGGTCAACGTGGGTATCTCTGTCTCTCGTGTGGGCGGCAACGCCCAGCGGAAGGCGATGAAGAAGATCTCCGGCTCGCTTCGCCTCGATCTGGCGTCCTTCCGCGACCTGGAAGCCTTCGCCCAGCTCGGAACGGAACTCGATGCCGCCTCGCAGCGTCAGCTCGATCGCGGCAAGCGCATGACGGAGCTTTTGAAGCAGCCTCAGTACGTGCCGTACAACGTCAACGATCAGATCCTCTCCATCTTCGCCGGCACCCAGGGATACCTGGACGACCTGCCGGTGGATCGTGTGCTCGAATTCGAGCATCGGCTGTTGGCTGTGTTCCGGGACGAATTCCCGGAGCTCGTCGACGAGCTGGACGAAAAACAGGCCATTTCTGACGAGCTGAACGAGAAGGTTCGCAACGTGATCGAGACCGCCAAGGCGGCCTTCGTGCGCGAGATCCAGGAAGACCAGGAAGACTGACCCATGGCCAACCGCCGAGCCATCGTCAAGCGCCGCAAAGCGGTGCGCAATATCAAGAAGATCACGCGCACCATGCAGCTCATCGCGACCGCCCGATTTCAGTCGGCGATGAACCGCGCGGTGCGGACGCGTCCCTACACGGACAAGCTGGCGGAGCTGATCGAGGATCTATCCGGCGTCACCGGCGACTACGAACATCCCCTGATGCAGCCGTCGGATTCCAAGCGCTCGGCGCTGGTGGTGTTGACCAGCAACCGCGGTCTGTGCGGCGGCTACAACGCCAACGTCATCCGCACCGCCAACGCCCACCTCAAGGCGCAAAAAGCGTCGGGTCTCGAGACGGACGTCTACATGGTCGGCCGCAAGGGCCTGTCGGCCTTCAAGTTCAGCGGCCGCGACGTCGAGCGCCAGATCCTGGACATCGACGACAAGCCGCGTTTCGAGCAGGTGGAGCCCATCGCCCAGGAGTTGATCGACGAGTTTACCGCCGGGCGCCTCGGCTCCGTTTACGTTGCCTACATGCGCTTCTACTCCCCTGGCAAGCAGTTGCCGGAGATCTTCCAGTTGTTGCCCCTGTCGCGCGAGGAAACCGCCGGCGAGGCGGAGGAAGAGACCGGAGCGCAGGGCATTTACGAAATTCAACCGTCCCCCGAGGAGCTGCTCGAGCGGCTGCTGCCGGCGGCGGTTCGCATGCGCCTCTTCCAGAGCTTCAACGACGCCGCCGTCAGCGAGCAGATCGCCCGCATGGCGGCCATGAAGGCGGCCACCGAAGCGGCGGAAGAGATGATCGGAAACCTAACGCGGGAATACAACCGGGCGCGCCAGAGCCAGATCACCCTGGAGCTGCTCGACATCGTCGGCGGCGCCAACGCCCTGGCTTGATGAGATTTTTCTAGAGAACACGAGGAAATCGTTCCATGGCAGAGACCAATTACGGCACGGTGACGCAGGTCATCGGCTCGACCCTCGACGCGCAGTTCCCGGAAGACCGGATGCCTGCGATCTACAACGCCCTCAAGGTGCCCGTCGAGCGCACGGTGCTCGGCGACACCTTCGAGGAAACCCTCTGGTGCGAGGTGGCCCAGCACCTCGGCGGCGGCCGCGTGCGCGCTGTCTCCCTGGGATCCACCGACGGCCTGAGCCGCGGTGCTCAGATCGAAGACACCGGCGCGCCGGTGAAGGTGCCCGTCGGTGAGGCCACCCTCGGCCGGGTGTTCAACATGGTCGGCGAGACCATCGACGGCCGCGGTCCGCTGGAGACCGCCGAAACCCGCGCCATCCACCAGCCGGCGCCGGACCTCTCCGAGGTTTCCGCCAAGACCGAGATGTTCGAAACGGGCATCAAGGTGATCGACCTCCTCTGCCCGTTGGTGCGCGGCGGTAAGGCCGGTCTGTTCGGTGGCGCCGGTGTGGGAAAGACGGTCATCATTCAGGAGCTGATCGCCCGTCTGGCCCGCTTCCACAGCGGCTACTCCTGCTTTGCCGGCGTCGGCGAGCGGACTCGTGGAGGCAACGACCTGTGGCTCGAGATGCAGGAAGCCAAGATCGGCGACACCGGCAAGCGAGTGCTCGACCAGACGGTGATGGTCTTCGGCCAGATGAACGAGCCGCCGGGCGCGCGTCTGCGCGTGGCGCTGTCGGCCTTGACCATGGCCGAGCACTTCCGCGACCAGACAGGTGCCGACACGCTGCTTTTCGTCGACAACATCTTCCGTTTCTCGCAGGCCGGTTCCGAGGTCTCGGCGCTTCTCGGCCGTATGCCTTCGGCGGTGGGCTACCAGCCGACGCTGACCACCGAGATGGGCGAGCTGCAGGAGCGCATTACCTCCACCGCCGCCGGCGCGGTGACCAGTATTCAGGCGATCTACGTGCCAGCGGATGACTACACCGACCCGGCGCCGGCCTCGGCCTTCACCCACCTGGACTCCACCGTCAACCTGGAGCGCTCCATCGCGGAGAAGGGCATCTATCCCGCCGTCGATCCCCTCGCTTCCAGTTCCCGCATTGTCTCGCCGGAACTCCTCGGCGAACGCCACTACGCGGTGGCCCGGCAGGTGCAGCAGATCCTCCAGCGCTACAAGGACCTGCAGGACATCATCGCCATCCTGGGCGTCGACGAGCTGTCCGAGGAGGACAAGGTCATCGTGGCCCGCGCCCGCCGCATCGAGCGCTTCCTGTCGCAGGCCTTCTTCGTGGCGGAGCAGTTCATCGGCATCCCCGGCGTGTACGTCAAGCCGGAGGACACCATCCGCTCCTTCGAAGAGCTCTGCAACGGCAAGTGGGATCATCTGCCGGAAGGTGCCTTCATGTACGTCGGCACCATCGAAGACGCGGCCAAGAAGGCCGAGGAGATGAAGTAGGCGTGGCGAGCAAGACCTTCAAGGTCAGCGTGGTCACCCCCGAAGGCGCCGCCCTCGAGGCGGAAGCCACCTCGGCGGTTTTTCCGGCCAACGACGGCGAGATCGGCATCCTGCCGAACCACGCGCCGCTGTTGTCGCTGGTGGGGATCGGCCTGCTCCGGGTGACCAAGGCGGACGGCGGCTCGGAGCGCCTGTATGTCGACGGCGGCTTCGCCCAAGTGGGCGACAACAAACTGGTGCTCTTGACCGAGCAGGCACGCGACCTCGACGACCTCGACCCGGCCGAAGCGACTCGCCTCGCCGCCGAGCACGGCGGACTCACCGTCGGTGAGAAGGCTCTGCAAGCCCGCGATGAAGCCGCCGAACGCGCCCGCGTCCAGCGGCGGCTGGCAAGGTAGCAGAGCCCAGCCGGTCGGTAAGCCTGAAAAGCCCCTTCGCTTCGGCGAAGGGGCTTTTTTTGTGGGCCACAGTACGATGTTGCGGCTGTCCCATACCCGTCCAGCAATCCGGCGGGTCGGACGGCCTCGTCGGTGCTCAGAGCCGAGTGAGCGGCTCCACTCGGTATTCGAGCGGCACCATCATGCCGTCGATGCGGGTGAAGACGGCCAGGCGATCGCTGCGCGCGCTGTAAACGATGTGGTGACCCTTGATACCTCCGGCGTTTTGCCAGTACGTCGCGTCGTCTGACAGCGGATTATGGGAAACGATGAAGGCCGTCGACTTCTTTTTCCCGAGGGCCCGGCGGAAGGCGACGACATCTCGCTTGCCATAGCCGGTGGGCTTGCCGGGGCGACGGAGCCGGATCCAGGTGAGCTGATGAGTCAGCTTCGGCTGGTGCCGGATGTTCACCACCGCCTGTCTTGTGACTTTCCCCAGCGGTGGCCCCGCATGACAGGCGATGAAGTCCTTGGAGAGGGCGACGTGCGGGCTCAGGCGGTAGAAGCGCCGCATCTCTTCGACGTAGCGCTCGCCCCTTGTCCGGTGTAGATGGGTTCGCCATAGGCGCCCCTGCTCGACTCCTCGCTTGGTCACCTCGTGGGAGAAACTGTCGTGATTGCCCAGTAGGTAGACCACGTGCCCCGGCAGGGCGCGCATCAGCCGCAGGATGAGGTCCATGGCGACGACGGAACTTCCCATCTCAGCGAGCTGAGACTCTTCCCGATGTACCGCATCGCCGAGGAGCACGAGGGCCGCTCGTTTTCGCTCCAGCTCGTCGAGAAAACGGTTTTCGGTCAGGATCTTGACCAGATTCTCCAATTTGGCGTGCAAGTCGCCCACCAGCACCGGCACGAGGTGGTCCGGAAGCTCGATCAGGCCGCCAGGTTCGCCGTCGCGGTTTGCGCGGCGAAGCGGGCTGGATTCAAGTTGCGCGTTGACGGCCTGAAGACATTCGAGGGCGCCTTTCGGTTCGAGCCGGTCGAAGGAGCCGCCGAAGATCTCTTTCAGCCTGGCCAACCGATGCGCTCGATCTGCAAGGAGAACCGGCTCCCCGGCTTCTCGCACCTCGCATCCCTTGGGGGAATGAAGATCGGCCAGGCACAGGTAGTCGCCTTCGAAGCTCATCTCCAGCCAGGGCCGAACATCCGAGGGAAGGGGGAGCGAAATCCGCTGGCTCGCTTCCCGTTGGCCGATGCGGGTGCTCTGGCCGGATCCGAGGCGGGTGAACCCGCTGATTCCTCGCCGGTACTCCGCGGGATCGAAGATCAACAGATCAGGCGACCACTCGGTACCGGGGGCGAGGGGATGATCCTGGTGGACCTGGAGCGCCTGGAAGCCGAGGTCGATCTCGACCGGAAGGGCCGATACCGGAATCCGAATCTGCTCTCCGGTGAGAGTCTGTCCATGCGGCACCTCGACGATTGGTGCGTCGTCACTCCGAATGATCCGCTTGAACGTGGTCTCGACGAGGCTGCGCCGGGGTCGCCTGGTGCTGCCGGCCGCTCCTGGGGACCGCTTCTCGGCGATGCGATGGGGTGGAGCTCCGAAACCGTCGCGAACGTAGACGGTCAGACCGGCACGGTGAAAAAGACGGGCGATCTCTCCGTAGATCCGCAACTCCTCGGCGGTCTTCTCCAGCGAAACCTCAGCGTCCACCGGGTGAGTCTGGAAGCTGGCGCGTTGGCGCCGGCTCTCGAAGACCTCTTCGGCCGGCGGCAGCAAGAACTCGAAGACCACCCTGCGGCGCCAGTCGACGAAGCTCCAGCGAGAAGGCTCCTGGGGTAGGTGGACGCGCTTCGGCTCGAGGACCAGCGCTTCTGGTGCTTCGAGAAAGTCCCTTTCGAACAGGGCCAAGGCCTGGGAGTAGCCGCGAAACGGAAATCCCAGATGGACTTCTCGGGGACGAAACGTCAGGATCCGCGACCGCCACCAGCGACTTTCGGTGAGATCGAGGAATCCTTCTTCCGGCCAGCCGCCGATGGATTGGATGAGGGTGGTCTTGCCGCAACCGTGGGGACCGGTAACCACGAGTTGCCGGTAGCCCGTGCCCTGGGCGAAGGGAATTCCGCGGATCTTCTGTAGTTCCCGGACGGGCTCGAGGTTCAGCTCGGCGTCTCTCATGCCAGGCATCTCCGCAGTCGCAAGGCGTCCGGACGCGGGATGAAAAGCACCCTGCTAGAGGAAGAGACCCTTAAAGAAAAAGAAGAAGAACGCCGCTAGCGCCGCTCCGATGGGCAGCGTGACCAGCCACGAGGTCACAATTCCCGCCACCACGCGCAGGTCGATGGCCGCAATGCCGCGCGCCAGGCCGACCCCCAGCACCGAGCCGACGATGATGTGAGTGGTCGACACCGGAAGGCCCAGACGCGAGGCGAGAACCACCGTCGAGGCGGCCGCCAGCTCGGCGCAGAAACCGCGGCTGGGGGTGAGTTCGGTGATCTTGGTGCCGATCGTCTTCATCACCCGGTAGCCCATGGTGCTCAAGCCGAGCACGATGCCGCCGCCGCCCAGGATCAGAATCCACAACGGCAGCGCCGAGGTCTGGGCCACCTCGCCGGTGTTGACGATGCTGACGATGGCGGCAAGTGGGCCGATGCCGTTGGCCACGTCGTTGGAGCCGTGGGCGAAGGCCATGGCGCAGGCGGTGAACACGCAGAGGGGGGCGAACACCTTCTCGACGCTGGCGTAGGCGAAGTCTCTTTCGGCCGAAGGGTCCACCTGAATCCGGCGCAGCAAGGTTCTTCCGACAAGGGCGACCAGCAGGCCGATGACGACGGCGGCGATGAACGACTGGCCGGTCGTGAGTTCGAGATCCAGGTGCTTGAGGCCCTTGAACATCGTCACTAGGGCGACGAGGGTACCCATC
This is a stretch of genomic DNA from Acidobacteriota bacterium. It encodes these proteins:
- the atpD gene encoding F0F1 ATP synthase subunit beta, coding for MAETNYGTVTQVIGSTLDAQFPEDRMPAIYNALKVPVERTVLGDTFEETLWCEVAQHLGGGRVRAVSLGSTDGLSRGAQIEDTGAPVKVPVGEATLGRVFNMVGETIDGRGPLETAETRAIHQPAPDLSEVSAKTEMFETGIKVIDLLCPLVRGGKAGLFGGAGVGKTVIIQELIARLARFHSGYSCFAGVGERTRGGNDLWLEMQEAKIGDTGKRVLDQTVMVFGQMNEPPGARLRVALSALTMAEHFRDQTGADTLLFVDNIFRFSQAGSEVSALLGRMPSAVGYQPTLTTEMGELQERITSTAAGAVTSIQAIYVPADDYTDPAPASAFTHLDSTVNLERSIAEKGIYPAVDPLASSSRIVSPELLGERHYAVARQVQQILQRYKDLQDIIAILGVDELSEEDKVIVARARRIERFLSQAFFVAEQFIGIPGVYVKPEDTIRSFEELCNGKWDHLPEGAFMYVGTIEDAAKKAEEMK
- the atpC gene encoding ATP synthase F1 subunit epsilon, whose translation is MASKTFKVSVVTPEGAALEAEATSAVFPANDGEIGILPNHAPLLSLVGIGLLRVTKADGGSERLYVDGGFAQVGDNKLVLLTEQARDLDDLDPAEATRLAAEHGGLTVGEKALQARDEAAERARVQRRLAR
- a CDS encoding inorganic phosphate transporter; the encoded protein is MTWGVGANDVANAMGTSVGSGAITVRRAIIIAAIFEFAGAFLAGGHVTGTIRKGIIDAAAVPSPEILVYGMLSALLAAGVWLMVASYFGWPVSTTHTIVGALVGFGMVGLGLSAVEWQKVGGIVASWVISPLIGATIAFLLTQSVRKLILDTDSPFENAKRYGPIYVFLMGTLVALVTMFKGLKHLDLELTTGQSFIAAVVIGLLVALVGRTLLRRIQVDPSAERDFAYASVEKVFAPLCVFTACAMAFAHGSNDVANGIGPLAAIVSIVNTGEVAQTSALPLWILILGGGGIVLGLSTMGYRVMKTIGTKITELTPSRGFCAELAAASTVVLASRLGLPVSTTHIIVGSVLGVGLARGIAAIDLRVVAGIVTSWLVTLPIGAALAAFFFFFFKGLFL
- the atpG gene encoding ATP synthase F1 subunit gamma, producing MANRRAIVKRRKAVRNIKKITRTMQLIATARFQSAMNRAVRTRPYTDKLAELIEDLSGVTGDYEHPLMQPSDSKRSALVVLTSNRGLCGGYNANVIRTANAHLKAQKASGLETDVYMVGRKGLSAFKFSGRDVERQILDIDDKPRFEQVEPIAQELIDEFTAGRLGSVYVAYMRFYSPGKQLPEIFQLLPLSREETAGEAEEETGAQGIYEIQPSPEELLERLLPAAVRMRLFQSFNDAAVSEQIARMAAMKAATEAAEEMIGNLTREYNRARQSQITLELLDIVGGANALA
- a CDS encoding metallophosphoesterase, translated to MRDAELNLEPVRELQKIRGIPFAQGTGYRQLVVTGPHGCGKTTLIQSIGGWPEEGFLDLTESRWWRSRILTFRPREVHLGFPFRGYSQALALFERDFLEAPEALVLEPKRVHLPQEPSRWSFVDWRRRVVFEFLLPPAEEVFESRRQRASFQTHPVDAEVSLEKTAEELRIYGEIARLFHRAGLTVYVRDGFGAPPHRIAEKRSPGAAGSTRRPRRSLVETTFKRIIRSDDAPIVEVPHGQTLTGEQIRIPVSALPVEIDLGFQALQVHQDHPLAPGTEWSPDLLIFDPAEYRRGISGFTRLGSGQSTRIGQREASQRISLPLPSDVRPWLEMSFEGDYLCLADLHSPKGCEVREAGEPVLLADRAHRLARLKEIFGGSFDRLEPKGALECLQAVNAQLESSPLRRANRDGEPGGLIELPDHLVPVLVGDLHAKLENLVKILTENRFLDELERKRAALVLLGDAVHREESQLAEMGSSVVAMDLILRLMRALPGHVVYLLGNHDSFSHEVTKRGVEQGRLWRTHLHRTRGERYVEEMRRFYRLSPHVALSKDFIACHAGPPLGKVTRQAVVNIRHQPKLTHQLTWIRLRRPGKPTGYGKRDVVAFRRALGKKKSTAFIVSHNPLSDDATYWQNAGGIKGHHIVYSARSDRLAVFTRIDGMMVPLEYRVEPLTRL